One region of Ahniella affigens genomic DNA includes:
- a CDS encoding ATP synthase subunit I, whose translation MENTSLARGKKIAARMLVAQTVATLLAALGFWFWLGGVAGKAALVGGLIPTVALAFMVLRVLSGGVQGADSVLGRLVVGLAMKWVLIVLGFYLALAVWKLAVLPLFAGFVAAFSAQFVAGILKA comes from the coding sequence GTGGAAAATACGAGTCTCGCCCGTGGCAAAAAAATCGCTGCGCGTATGCTCGTCGCCCAGACCGTCGCCACATTGCTCGCTGCTCTCGGTTTTTGGTTCTGGTTGGGTGGTGTTGCCGGCAAAGCAGCCCTGGTGGGGGGATTGATCCCAACCGTGGCGCTGGCGTTCATGGTGCTCCGGGTCCTATCCGGTGGCGTGCAGGGCGCAGACTCGGTGCTCGGTCGATTGGTCGTAGGCCTCGCCATGAAGTGGGTGTTGATCGTGCTGGGGTTTTACCTGGCGCTGGCAGTGTGGAAATTGGCTGTGCTGCCCTTATTTGCCGGATTTGTCGCCGCTTTCAGCGCGCAATTCGTGGCCGGAATTCTGAAAGCTTGA
- the atpB gene encoding F0F1 ATP synthase subunit A → MLASGGEGPKTPTDYITHHLTHLKHSLTPTTGPGGFMSIHVDTMVTAFILGLIMVFGMWLATRRATSGVPGKWQAFVEIVLEFVHGQAKDAYHGTSKLVTPIAITLFCWILMMNAMDFIPVDFVATITEAVGLHNWRPVPTADVNATLAMSITVFFLMIFFALRAKGLGGFIHELFTAPFGPWLFPANILLNIVELLSKPVSLAMRLFGNMYGGEIVFLLIWLLASAGFGGAIASAVFGLGWGLFHILIVILQAFIFMMLSIVYLSLMEEHH, encoded by the coding sequence CTGCTTGCCAGTGGTGGCGAGGGTCCAAAGACCCCGACCGACTACATCACTCATCATTTGACCCACCTGAAACACTCGCTAACGCCGACCACCGGCCCGGGCGGTTTCATGTCGATCCACGTCGACACGATGGTGACTGCGTTCATTCTCGGATTGATCATGGTCTTCGGCATGTGGCTCGCCACGCGCAGGGCCACTTCCGGCGTGCCAGGCAAATGGCAGGCCTTTGTCGAGATCGTGCTGGAGTTCGTGCACGGTCAGGCAAAAGACGCCTACCATGGCACCAGCAAACTGGTAACGCCGATCGCGATCACCTTGTTCTGCTGGATTCTGATGATGAACGCGATGGACTTCATCCCGGTCGATTTCGTCGCCACGATTACTGAAGCTGTTGGCCTGCATAACTGGCGCCCGGTGCCGACCGCTGACGTCAACGCCACCTTGGCGATGTCGATCACGGTGTTTTTCCTGATGATCTTTTTCGCGCTGCGTGCAAAAGGCCTGGGCGGTTTCATCCACGAACTGTTTACCGCGCCGTTCGGCCCGTGGCTGTTCCCGGCCAACATTCTGCTGAACATCGTTGAGCTGCTGTCCAAGCCGGTGTCGCTGGCCATGCGACTCTTCGGCAACATGTACGGCGGCGAGATCGTGTTCTTGTTGATCTGGCTGCTCGCCTCTGCCGGTTTCGGCGGCGCCATCGCTTCGGCCGTGTTCGGCCTGGGCTGGGGCCTGTTCCATATTCTGATCGTCATCCTGCAGGCCTTCATCTTCATGATGCTGTCGATCGTCTACCTGAGCCTGATGGAAGAACATCATTGA
- the atpE gene encoding F0F1 ATP synthase subunit C gives MEALLAQINSSTALAIGIMIGLAALGAGIGMALMAGKFLESAARQPELIPVLQVRMFITAGLIDAAFIITVAVALMFAFANPLLSAVAKAAGA, from the coding sequence ATGGAAGCACTGCTCGCTCAAATCAACAGCTCGACCGCGCTGGCTATCGGCATCATGATCGGCCTGGCTGCTCTCGGCGCCGGTATCGGTATGGCCCTGATGGCTGGCAAGTTCCTGGAATCGGCTGCCCGCCAACCGGAACTGATCCCGGTGCTGCAGGTCCGCATGTTCATCACCGCCGGCCTGATCGACGCGGCTTTCATCATCACGGTCGCCGTGGCGCTGATGTTCGCGTTTGCGAACCCGCTGCTCAGCGCGGTCGCCAAGGCCGCAGGCGCCTAA
- a CDS encoding F0F1 ATP synthase subunit B: MNINMTLFAQALMFAGFIWVIARFIWPPLLTAIEDRQKKIADGLAAADKAKAELAAADTRVQEEVKAARAKSSEIIEKANQTANQMIEKAKDDAIAEAGRQRAAALAEIDSLSARAKEELRKQVAALAVAGAEKILKREIDQNAHKALLDQLAAEI, from the coding sequence ATGAACATTAATATGACTTTGTTCGCGCAGGCGCTGATGTTTGCCGGCTTTATCTGGGTGATTGCCCGCTTCATTTGGCCGCCTTTGCTGACGGCCATTGAAGACCGTCAGAAGAAGATCGCTGACGGATTGGCAGCCGCAGACAAGGCTAAGGCAGAACTCGCCGCCGCCGACACACGCGTGCAGGAAGAAGTGAAGGCGGCTCGTGCCAAGTCTTCGGAAATCATCGAAAAGGCCAATCAAACGGCCAATCAGATGATCGAGAAGGCCAAGGACGACGCCATCGCTGAAGCCGGCCGTCAACGCGCTGCCGCGCTCGCCGAGATCGACAGTCTGTCGGCTCGCGCCAAGGAAGAACTGCGTAAGCAGGTTGCCGCTCTGGCAGTCGCTGGCGCAGAAAAGATCCTGAAGCGCGAAATCGACCAGAACGCCCACAAGGCGCTGCTCGACCAACTCGCTGCCGAGATCTGA
- a CDS encoding F0F1 ATP synthase subunit delta: MSANLTLARPYARAAFESAKAENALKDWSAKLAFAAHVAATAEVKVLLGSPKLAIADQVGLLLPQGENLGGSFVRFLEELAKHRRLSVLGEVQEGFEALKREAEGLIRATVKTAVALDAQQADTLKKALKRKFEREIEIENVVDPTIIGGAVIDTGHLVIDGSVRGRLARLAQDIAR; this comes from the coding sequence ATGTCCGCGAATCTGACGCTCGCTCGCCCCTACGCCCGCGCCGCATTTGAATCCGCGAAAGCGGAGAATGCGCTCAAGGACTGGTCCGCCAAGCTCGCGTTTGCCGCCCATGTCGCCGCCACTGCCGAAGTCAAAGTATTGCTCGGCAGCCCCAAGCTGGCCATTGCCGACCAAGTCGGCCTGCTGCTGCCCCAGGGTGAAAACCTGGGCGGTAGCTTTGTGCGCTTTCTGGAAGAACTCGCCAAACACCGCCGTCTGTCGGTGCTCGGTGAGGTCCAGGAAGGATTCGAAGCTCTGAAGCGCGAGGCCGAAGGCCTGATCCGCGCCACGGTCAAGACTGCAGTGGCGCTCGACGCCCAGCAGGCCGACACCTTGAAGAAAGCTCTGAAGCGCAAGTTCGAACGCGAAATCGAAATCGAAAACGTGGTGGACCCAACGATCATCGGCGGTGCCGTGATCGACACGGGTCATCTCGTCATCGACGGTTCCGTGCGCGGACGCCTGGCCCGCCTGGCGCAAGACATCGCCCGGTAA
- the atpA gene encoding F0F1 ATP synthase subunit alpha has translation MATQLNPSEISELIKNRIQQFKVQAEARNEGTIVSVADGIVRVHGLADAMQGEMIEMPGNTFALALNLERDSVGAVVLGDYEHLREGDSVKTTGRILEVPVGPELLGRVVNALGEAIDGKGPINAKLTDKIEKVAPGVIWRQSVSQPVQTGYKSVDAMIPIGRGQRELIIGDRQTGKTALAIDAIINQKSSGVKCIYVAIGQKNSTIANIVRKLEENGAMSYTTVVAASASESAAMQYIAPYSGCTMGEYFRDRGEDALIIYDDLSKQAVAYRQISLLLRRPPGREAYPGDVFYLHSRLLERAARVNPEYVEKFTNGAVKGKTGSLTALPIIETQAGDVSAFVPTNVISITDGQIFLETDLFNAGIRPAVNPGISVSRVGGAAQTNIVKKLSGGVKLALAQYRELAAFSQFASDLDESTRKQLERGQRVTELMKQKQYAPMSISEMSLVIYAANEGHLDDVPLNKILAFERGLLQFMHQNHGKLMSDLVVSGDWNNDIAATFKGAIVEFKKTGTW, from the coding sequence ATGGCTACCCAGCTCAACCCATCTGAAATCAGCGAACTGATCAAGAACCGCATTCAGCAGTTCAAGGTCCAGGCTGAAGCACGTAACGAAGGCACGATCGTTTCGGTCGCCGACGGTATCGTGCGCGTGCACGGCCTCGCCGATGCAATGCAAGGCGAAATGATCGAAATGCCGGGCAACACGTTTGCCCTCGCTCTGAACCTGGAGCGCGACTCGGTCGGCGCCGTGGTCCTTGGTGACTACGAGCATCTCCGTGAAGGCGACTCGGTGAAGACCACTGGCCGCATTCTCGAAGTGCCGGTTGGTCCGGAACTGCTCGGTCGCGTCGTCAACGCGCTCGGCGAAGCGATCGACGGCAAAGGCCCGATCAACGCCAAGCTGACCGACAAGATCGAAAAAGTCGCGCCCGGCGTGATCTGGCGTCAGTCCGTCTCGCAGCCGGTGCAGACCGGTTACAAGTCGGTCGACGCGATGATCCCGATCGGCCGTGGTCAGCGCGAGCTGATCATTGGCGACCGTCAGACCGGCAAGACCGCGCTGGCGATCGACGCCATCATCAACCAGAAGTCCTCGGGCGTGAAGTGCATTTACGTCGCGATTGGTCAGAAGAACTCGACCATCGCGAACATTGTGCGGAAGCTCGAAGAGAACGGCGCGATGTCCTACACGACGGTCGTGGCCGCCTCGGCGTCCGAATCGGCGGCGATGCAGTACATCGCGCCATACTCGGGTTGCACGATGGGCGAATACTTCCGTGACCGCGGCGAAGACGCGTTGATCATCTACGACGATCTGTCAAAGCAGGCCGTGGCCTACCGTCAGATTTCGCTGCTGCTCCGCCGTCCGCCAGGTCGCGAAGCCTATCCGGGCGACGTGTTCTATCTCCACTCGCGCCTCCTGGAACGCGCTGCTCGCGTTAATCCGGAATACGTCGAGAAGTTCACGAACGGTGCCGTCAAGGGCAAGACCGGCTCGCTGACCGCGCTGCCGATCATCGAAACCCAAGCGGGTGACGTCTCGGCCTTCGTGCCGACCAACGTGATCTCGATTACCGATGGCCAGATCTTCCTGGAAACCGACCTGTTCAACGCTGGTATCCGTCCGGCCGTGAACCCCGGTATCTCGGTGTCCCGCGTCGGTGGTGCGGCCCAGACCAACATCGTCAAGAAGCTCTCCGGCGGTGTGAAGCTGGCGCTCGCTCAATACCGTGAGCTCGCCGCGTTCTCGCAGTTCGCCTCCGACCTCGACGAGTCGACCCGCAAGCAGCTGGAACGCGGTCAACGCGTCACCGAGCTGATGAAGCAGAAGCAGTATGCGCCGATGTCGATCTCGGAAATGTCGCTGGTCATCTACGCGGCAAACGAAGGCCATCTGGACGACGTGCCGCTGAACAAGATCCTCGCGTTTGAACGCGGTCTGCTGCAGTTCATGCACCAGAACCACGGCAAGCTGATGAGCGATCTGGTCGTGTCGGGTGACTGGAACAACGACATCGCCGCCACGTTCAAGGGCGCCATCGTCGAGTTCAAGAAGACCGGTACCTGGTAA